In Procambarus clarkii isolate CNS0578487 chromosome 38, FALCON_Pclarkii_2.0, whole genome shotgun sequence, the genomic window tccagcccccctctactggcagaggggtggtgctggacctgtagctccagccccacactactggcaaggggttggtgctggaccagtagctccagctatccttctactggccgggggttggtgctggacctatagttcctgcccctcttctactggcagggggtcgatgcaggaccagtagctccagcccccctttactggcagggggttggtgttgtacctgtacctccagcccccctctactggccgggggatggtgctggacctgtagctccagcccccccccctctactggcagggggttggtgctggacctgtagctccagccccactctactgacagggggatggtgctggacctgtagctccagccccccccccccccctctactggcagggggttggtgctggacctgtagctccagcccccctctactggcaggagattggtgctggacctgtacctccagccccactctactgacagggggatggtgctggacctgtagctccagcccccccccctctactggcagggggagttggtgctggaccagtagctccagcccccctctactggcagggggttggagttgtacctgtagctacagccccccccctctactggtagggggttggtgctggagctacagctccagcccctctctactggcagggggttggtgctggacctgtagctccagcctcctttCCTGgctgtgggttggtgctggacctgtagctccagcctcctttcctggcagtgggttggtgctggacctatagctccagcccccttctactggcagggggtgggtgctggacctatagctccagcccctctctactggcagtgggagttggtgctggaccagtagtttcatccccccttctactggcagggggttggtgttgtacctgttcctccagccccccctctactggcaggggattggtgctggacctgtagctccagccttccttctactggcaggggtttggtgctggacctgtagctccagcccctagtctactggcagggggttggtgctgtacctatagctcctgcccccctcttctactgccagtgtgttggtgctggacctgtagctccagcccccctccctctactggcagggggttagtgctggacctgtagctccagccccccacccccaaccctttactgccatggggttggtgctggttcgTTGGCAATTTTAAGGCTTCAGTTTCTTTGTACCCAGCAGTGGTCTGATTTGGTTCGCTGTCTTACTggattcaacgtcctcccagcgagcataagaaatattgccggaacaaccgtacacATCTTCAagtggaaactagattgtttcccctAAGGAGTGctagatcaaccgggctgtggtagatatgtgggcctgcgggccgctccaagcaacggcctagtggaccaaactctctcaagtcaagcctggcttcgggccgggcttggggagtagaacaactcccagaaccccatcaaccaggtatcaaccaggtatactttTTTGGAAAGGTTGGTGGAGTGTCTCCCGCACTctgcgcctctgtgaggggggccaggatCGCGGGTTCAATCACCATGCTGGCCAGAAATGGTTAACATGATTAGAATGGTTAGAAGAAATGTTTCCTGTTGCCTTTCacctgttgcctctgttcaccaaccagtaaatatttatccaggagttaggcaactattgtggatTGTATGTTAAGGAAATTCAGTAGATGACCTTGGGGAACCCcgataaacctaagaacaggcttcctctcctcaaaacTCAACTCTTTATCTTGTGATATGACCTATGAGAGcaaataaaaaacttactgttaattgcttctggtggatctctccagtgatttcctgaactttatccatgatgctggaggctgagtctcccaggtgtacagggtcagctgtggcacctatcTCCGtggtcatctccagggcctccctgatggtctcctgcacctgtcattaccaacacaaacattaatggtggaggctgagtctcccaggtgtacggggttagCTGTGGCACCTATCTccgtggtcgtcatctccagggcctccctgatggtctcctgcacctgtcattaccaacacaaacattaatggtggaggctgagtctcccaggtgtacggggtcagctgtggcacctgtctctgtggtcatcatctccagggcctccctgatggtctcctgcacctgtcattaccaacacaaacattaatggtggaggctgagtctcccaggtgtacggggtcagctgtggcacctgtctctgttgtcatcatctccagggcctccctgatggtctcctgcacctgtcattaccaacacaaacattaatggtggagactaagtctcccaggtgtacagggtcagctgcagcacctgtctctgtggtcatcatctccagggcctccctgatggtctcctgcacctgtcattaccaacacaaacattaatagtggaacctggactataatgaagcatcaggctctgagtaaagtaactggactatatgaagcatcaggctctgagtaaagtaactggactctaatgaagcatcaggctctgagtaaagtaactgaaaACTATAAgtaatggtgtttctctacactgaccacagtgtagagaaacaccaagatgacagttgactttattaataaaaatgtttcaggtgttagagcaaaaagtttcctatatataaagtcaactctcatcttgatgtgtctccatgtcaaaagtgtttatatagaggcaatactacactcagttgggtgagaacaatgtgaccttcagcagcgtaccttcactgaggtgtggacagtcttgacatctgggaagagttcctggcacttctcCAGCCAATCTTTTATTTTCGTGCTGCActcatcagctgtgtctatggttgtgtcaacctcctgtagggtgttgactgtgtcgaggttccccaacatggcctgcagctgagtcttcccttcctctccttgtgttgtcatatccaccacactggtatcctccagttccaagagcttcattgctgacttgttctgctctaccagagcatagagtctgtcctggagctggaggtgatgagtcttccagtcccccagctgcccccggtactcccccagctgggacagtacctcttcacagctagtaatgaggctgctaatgctgctcttctgctcctgcaaCATGGAACGAAACTTCTTTTTTGCTGGTACAGTTTTCTCTTGTGTTTGCTGGATATTTTTGAGTTTCCCAACAAAAGCCTCCACAGCATagctaattgggaactgagtagcagcCGTGGCAGCGTGCTGGCCACGGCAGCTAGGGCAggtcagctgaccattcttgatagcattgtcaatacactgggagcagaatgtgtggccgcaCGGCAGTGTGCGAGGCCGTAGCTGATTGTCGTCATAATCGTTataacacactgaacattcctctggcttgttatcctgtggaaagaatatttggttaagctagatgtatttacaacaaaaagtaatattacagtactttatttactaatacaaattacgTAATATTTACATACATTCTTTGTATTAGCTATTCTAGAGTTAATATTAAAGTTAGTTAATATTACTGACAGATTAACATATCCACAGCaaggtcaatattttttataaacatatcCCAGAGTATGGGATatgtttatattataatattttttgttatataattttttttggtaacaatatttgataatattttttGGTAACATTTGCAGCAGCAGGGTTGCTTGTAAGTCATACCCAAGAGTATGACTAACAAAACCCGTCCTTACTTTCTTACGAATAATGGAAGGAAACAAacgtatacagagcaccacttggtttccgaactttagttatccgaaacttccagtttcccgattggggttggggagtcatgctacccgaacaaagttcgggtaggaaggggtccgccaagcgtcacgccggcttctggtggtgggtgggagatggtccagggtgcccactgtgacttcacagattcacagcctattattcctattacagtattttgaattgccataaggctggaatgttcattctgtgcttttgttttacatatctgcacaatcaagaaacatctgtgcaccatgtcggctccaaatggacGCATTGCGTcattgatggctgactggtgggtggatggacgatggagcttaggtgggaggcagtatgagagggggtggggagaatcagtgagagagggggataattagtcagaaagggagggggagagagatgctaggagggagggggaggtagggagagatgttaggaggtagggagagatgctaagagggagggggaggtagggagagatgctaagagggagggggaggtagggagagatgttaggaggtagggagagatgctaagagggagggggaggtagggagagatgctaggaggtaggcaggaaggaacggaagtagtgagaattagggagggaaaggcaagctggcaggcataggctggcaggcacaggcagacaggcacaggcagacaggcaggcaggcaggctgggaaggaggcaggcaggcaggctcgggTAAGGAAGCGGTCAGCCAAGCGTCGTGCCGGcccgtggtgggtgggtggggggggtgggtgatggtTTAGTTTGCTCACTGACCGTGTCAGGCGCCGCCGGCTACCCTATGACGTCACAGACTCACGgcctattgttcccattgtttgaatttgtcacgagactggagtgttcattccgtgactttgttttacatatcagcacaatcaaggaacatccgtgcaccatgtcggctccaaatgcacgcattgtgtcagtgaaagcatctacaagcgggttacgtaaaagaaagaggtcagtgatgacatttgaaaagaaagttgaaataattaagaaggtggaaagcggtgtcccgagaagtgtcgtgtgcgctgagtatggcattagtaaaagtactgtttttgatcttcttaaggctaaacctatattattggaacgttcttgccacccaatacaacctcagtgatccaacccatggatcaaggaataattaagaaccttaaacaccactacaagaggatgtttgccagacgtcttaacaaTTAGCTTGGAAcacttaaggacttttataaagtcttcactataaagtcagctatctggactattgctagtgcgtgggatgaggtaaagcagacaacactaagaaatggttggaaaaaactttggcccgcgtcaagtctgtttcctgaggaagatgacgaggcagattttgaaggatttgcggTGAAGAAAGTTAGCGAGAAGAAAAAATTAAGAGAGGAACTCCTAGCCTATGTCAAGGGGATTAAGTCCCCTGAGATTAGAGCAGAACTGGTGACTGAAACAATCGAAGATGACATAGATGAATAGATTTTGATGAAGAAGCCCCAAACAATCGAAACATGACTAATGATGAAATTATAGAATTAGTATGTACAGCAAAAAAGCCAGACGAGTGCAatgaagaagatggagaggaagaggaagaggatgaagaaacgttAAAGGAAAAATATGATATGGAAAAAGTTCAGCAAAATTTTTAATACATTCTGGCATTCATGGACACGAGTTACAGCGAGTTTGAAACTAAGGACATGATGAATCTGTACAATATGTATATGAAGTTTTTAAAAACAAGAGCcaagggaatgaaacaaatgtcaattacagagtcttttgcaatggcttccaagaaagctcgcattgcatcacctgcacctgactcatcgcatgttgacccagtcaacccaacaacttcagtcaatccaacaccatcaacatccaccaccacctcttccatgtaaataactatgcttcatcaacataagtggatcaggacttcaattattggtgagtacaaacaaaatacggtcacgcatttacgctatgaacctgtcgatttgtTTCCCTAGATTTTTTCACATTATTTTTTCctccatttctcgtatacgaacttacatgttaaccgacgggtctcgtccccaaggggtcggaaaccaagtggtgctctgtatatcgtATGTGATAATTGTGGAAGGGTCAAGTATTCTTAGTCTAAGTTGGACAATAAGTGCACAGTGGGTTAAATCTTTACACATGGGTTTTActgaccaactccggattattctACACCTATTAACTATGGGAGCACACGATTACGTTACTGGATTGTTGAGATTGAGTGATACTCTTCACCAAACATAAACATGATGAATGAATTGACTATTGGTCCCACACAAATCTGGGCTTAGTCGTTATTTTACTGTAGACTCTCTTGGTAATATACAAATGTAGCATGGATTTTTACAATATAAGGTCTCTACACTTAATCACTTTACTAACGTGGACCAAGGTTGATGGAGTTTAAACCACGTGTTACAGTACTCCTTAAAGTGGGTGAATGAGCCCAAAATAACACAAGACACACAGGGTTCTACAAACACACATTCCTAAAATTCCTATCCCTAAACTAACAAAGAAAAAAAGCACTAGTACAGTTAATGCACTTATCATTACTGTAGAAGACCACCCAAGCGTCGCACTGACGTCTACTGGACACTGGAGTATTCGCCGCCTGAGTGGACAACTTGCTGCCGCTCTCCACTCTGTGTGCACTCCCTTAGTTCCAATAATGTTTCACACAAAACTCCTATCCCAAAATTGGTCATTTGTATGTCTTATAGAGTTCCAGACTGTTTTCAACATTTATCACTGctgtttctatatatattttcaacCAGTGAATGTCTTAAATAAGTGTTTCCTATACTATTCCATTGCATTGGGgaggatatataattattaataataataatttttcttTCTAAGTCGCTGTGCTCCACATGTGCAGAACTGACTATTGTACTGGCAGAAATCATAAATTCAtgtttgtcatgcccttcaagaagacctgaacaaaataagtgtatcagcaccacttggcaaatggaatttaatgtgaacaaatgccatgttaaggaatgtggaataggagaacatagaccccacacaacctataaactatataattacctaagtgtagttacaggatgagagctatgctcatgatgtcccgtcttccaagcactctgtcatataacaatttgaaattactgacgcttttgtcctccaccaccttctcacctaacttgttccaaccatctaccccacttgtttgcgaaagtgaattttcttattcacttctaaaaaattaaattttctttggcacctttgtttagttagtttaaatctatgacctcttgttcttgaagttccaggtctcaggaatttttgcctataaattttatcaattcccattaatattttgtacgtagtgatcatattgcctctttttcttctatcttttagttttggaatatttaaccctttaactgtgcaacGCACCTGCTGGCCCATGCTTGGGGTGCactacgcgcctccgggtatttgtatttttcacgttcgatTTAAAAGTGACGTGCGGTGACGCGGGTATGGAATGGTTGGCTGGGGGCCCCAGTGATAGTccaccatcttgaaaaaaaattcccagcatgcCCCATAGCCATGGAGAGCCCCACTTCCcaagcagcaaccatgtctgatgcatctcaacgagctcccgctccacagtgacccgcggtcatggaaaacgactctctgaggaggagaTTCGCGATATTTTGTACGACGACGATGCTatggatgatgacctggactatgatccagagaaagatCTGACACAGAGGTCTGATACGAGTGAAGGAAAGACGCAAGTGGATGATGTGGCGAGTGCATATGGTATACGCTCCTCACCCGGCCTGTCTCgctgccctgggtcaacaccgttatcaccaccaccatcatgtatgtccccagatGCTAGTTTATTCAGTGACAATACATGTGACAaatctttctcgggcttcagtgacattggctccggtacgagtagtgtggacgacccgagtactAGCAGCGAGGGTGGTACCAGGCGGGGCTTTGCTGCCTCAGCAACACGTCGAGGCAGGTGACAGCATGTCTCACAGCATGACGACAGTGGGCCCTCAACATCAGGTGATTGTGGTAGGCCTACGGTAAGAAAATCTGCCTCAGCGCCaagcataccctcacgcagctccagaagcagcagcagacgaCGTAGCCGTggttttggtgctcgtggtggtgttggtgccgaCATCAAActccctggtgtacttgtgtgggaggattgcaccaCATCTGTCCCTCAAATACCAACGTTTGATGATACCGATGTTGTTGTTACAGCTTTATTCCCGTATAACGGTGATGATATGGCGGACATGGAATATTTCcaggcatattttgacaatgtCTTCATGAGGCATCTTGTGACCGAGACAAACATGTACGCCCACACCCTCATAAACAGTGGCATATTACCTGCCTTACGCCTCACGCGATGGAAGGCAACGACAATCGACGAGATGTACGtgtttctggctctatgcatgatgATGAAACACTCCGAGAAAGCTGTCGTCCAGGACTATTGGAACAAAGACAGACTTGTTGCATCACCCGTCTTCAACCGGTATATGTCGCGGGATAAGTTCCACTTGATTCTCAGGCGCCTGCATTTCGAGAacaatgcaaatgaggacagacgcgacagactgtggaaggtaCGCAAGGTATTCAGCGACCTGCGAGGGAActtcagggattattttgtacctggacagaatgtcgTTATCGACGAGTtgcttgtactgttcaagggcAGACTGGCTTTCAAGCAGTACATCCCTTCCAAGCGGCACCGTTTTGGACTAAAGTTTTTCATGCTgtgcgactgtgagactggtatcagtcctggacatgatcttgtattctggtacagacgtcgacataccagctcaagatgaacatgggttctctggcagtgtcgtaaaaaccctgatggaaccaGTGCTGAACagggggcatatactgttcactgacaactattacaccagccccctgttgaccagatacctccttgtcccacaacaccagcatatgtagcactgtgaaggtcctcagGAAGGAAATACCAGTGTTCGGTATAGGTATATCCagtgggcgagtgccagctgcgcaAGCTGTGACAATATTCTGTCAGTGCGGTGGGAGGACAGACacgaggtgaatatgctgacgacgattcacaccggtgccatgttgaACAGTGGGAAGGTCCATTTTTATATGCGCAACCCCATGTATAAGCcggactgtgtcatagactataacgtgaacatgcgcctcgtcgataaatgtgacatgatgcttggtggtgtggagtgcgtgcgcaggtctgtgaagtggacgaaaaagttcttcttccacctcaaggatgttgcagtgctcaactgcttcaatatgtacttaGTGAAGTCCGGCAGGAAAccgtctgcttgatacctgcttgatggggttctaggagttcttttactccccaagcctggcccgaggccaggcttgacttgtgaaagtttggtccactaggctgttcctTGGAGTgggccgcaggcccacatacccaccacagcccagctgatccggaacttctcttagaaaacagtccagttttctcttgaagatgtccacggttgttccggcaatatttattatagtcgctgggaggacgttgaacaactgcggacctctgatgtttatacagtgttctctgattgtgcctatggcacctctgctcttcactgtctACATGTACCTTCAGTGCCagtgttgtgtcacagctgctagtaaagtatggcaGGCAGGAGTCCGTAGTACCGCGCAaggtgcaagcaacaatgccatacgcagctccagacagattgcggggtaatgagaacttcgAGGTACACATGCTgaagtatatgccaggcacagcatcacaggagaagggtaaacgtgtgtgcatagtatgcaggaacactacacacagaTCACAAAAGCGAAGATGCATCAGCATCTG contains:
- the LOC138349671 gene encoding uncharacterized protein; this encodes MLQEQKSSISSLITSCEEVLSQLGEYRGQLGDWKTHHLQLQDRLYALVEQNKSAMKLLELEDTSVVDMTTQGEEGKTQLQAMLGNLDTVNTLQEVDTTIDTADECSTKIKDWLEKCQELFPDVKTVHTSVKVQETIREALEMTTTEIGATANPVHLGDSASTINVCVGNDRCRRPSGRPWR